The following proteins come from a genomic window of Phnomibacter ginsenosidimutans:
- a CDS encoding transposase, translating into MILYDHHPQFITITNLNWLPVLQNDHHKEIVLEAIARRVALQQVTVYGFVIMPNHLHIIWQLHDGINRADFQRDFLKFTVRSILYFMQMNDDPLLTSLQVKAADRQYQVWERNSLSIDLYSEAVFVQKLNYIHNNPIQPKWNLAQWPADYPWSSAGYYETGSSPFSFVTHYRS; encoded by the coding sequence ATGATTTTGTACGACCACCACCCACAGTTTATCACCATCACCAATCTGAACTGGTTGCCCGTGTTGCAAAACGATCACCACAAAGAAATTGTATTAGAAGCCATTGCACGAAGAGTGGCTTTACAACAGGTAACAGTATATGGATTTGTCATCATGCCCAACCATCTTCATATTATCTGGCAATTGCACGATGGCATCAATAGGGCCGACTTTCAACGAGATTTTTTAAAGTTTACTGTCAGAAGCATCTTGTATTTTATGCAGATGAATGATGACCCATTGTTGACATCACTACAAGTAAAAGCTGCTGACCGGCAATATCAGGTTTGGGAACGCAATTCATTGAGCATTGACCTGTATAGTGAAGCGGTGTTTGTGCAGAAGTTGAATTACATACACAACAACCCGATACAGCCAAAATGGAACCTCGCCCAATGGCCGGCAGACTACCCTTGGAGCAGTGCCGGATATTATGAAACGGGCTCGAGTCCGTTTTCGTTTGTCACCCATTATCGTTCTTGA
- a CDS encoding alpha/beta hydrolase, translated as MLSTKKVIFRTLKLLLIFYVLICVGLYFFQEKLLFFPDKLDKNHKFSFTQPFDEINIKTKGGSLLNGLLFKADSSKRLVFYLHGNAGSLDSWGDVAKRYTDLHYNVFIFDYPGYGKSEGDIKNKTQLFDDIQIAYDKMKQRFHEDSIVVLGYSIGTGPAAHLAATNHPRLLILQAPYYSLTDMMRHTYPIIPTFLLKYKFKTNEYLKTCEMPVAIFHGDQDEVIYYGSSLKLKSEMKTGDTLITLKGQGHNSMTDNTEYIAAIQTLLK; from the coding sequence ATGCTCTCTACTAAAAAAGTAATTTTCCGGACGCTGAAACTGTTGCTCATTTTTTATGTCCTAATTTGTGTAGGACTTTATTTTTTTCAAGAGAAGCTACTCTTCTTTCCTGACAAGCTGGACAAAAATCACAAGTTCTCATTCACTCAACCGTTTGACGAGATAAACATCAAAACAAAAGGTGGAAGTTTATTAAATGGCTTGTTGTTCAAGGCAGACAGTTCAAAAAGGTTGGTATTTTACTTGCATGGTAATGCTGGTTCTTTAGATAGTTGGGGCGATGTGGCAAAACGTTACACCGACTTACATTACAACGTATTTATTTTTGATTACCCAGGATACGGCAAGAGTGAAGGTGACATAAAAAATAAGACACAGTTGTTTGATGACATTCAAATTGCTTACGACAAAATGAAACAGCGATTTCACGAAGACAGCATTGTTGTTTTGGGCTATTCCATAGGTACTGGGCCGGCTGCACATCTTGCAGCTACTAATCACCCAAGGCTACTCATTTTACAAGCTCCTTATTACAGCTTGACAGACATGATGCGACACACTTATCCAATTATTCCAACCTTCCTTTTAAAATACAAGTTTAAGACTAATGAGTATTTGAAAACCTGTGAAATGCCTGTTGCAATTTTTCACGGTGACCAAGACGAAGTGATTTATTACGGTTCCTCTCTAAAATTGAAATCGGAAATGAAAACAGGTGACACATTAATCACCTTAAAAGGACAAGGACACAACAGCATGACCGACAACACAGAGTACATTGCTGCAATACAAACACTTCTTAAGTGA
- a CDS encoding gamma-glutamyltransferase family protein, whose amino-acid sequence MRKWMSLVAGLVLSLPLLAQPTQKPVLHGKNWMAITGKPLAATAGSMLFQQGGNAVDAACAMLAATCTMWDVLHWGGETQVLLYNPNTKKVIALNGLGVAPTGATPAFFKSKGYAFPPEYGPLAAVTPGTPGSICHLLANYGTKSLKEVLAPAMQLAAGYPIEAQTANSIERQKDRIKQWPYSKAVFLPHLGEKREAPEAGEIFTQQNLLNTLTKMVEAEQAALKAGKTRKQAIMAAYDRFYKGDIAKEFVRGCQEQGGLITMQDLANWKPIEEEPVKVSYKGIDVYKLQQWTQGPSMLQALNILENFDLKSMGYKSAQYIHTVSQAMHLSFADRDFYYGDPYFNKQQPMQGLLSKEYAKQRATLIDPTKNLSPALPGDPYPFEGKTNPYSQLLQHWAQLADTTASGGGAIPSHDVRQLAYQHSAQDEMYMDRLLRGTTSVEAADKDGWVVSITPSGGWVPACIAGNTGIGMSQRMQSFVLDSALNPFNVVAPGKRPRVTLTPSLAMKDGKPFLSFAVQGGDTQDQNLLQFFLNVVEFGMNVQQASEAANVNTNQLWLSLGGTKMKDRAPRAGDIILQNRTPEAVRKALQAMGYKLSFTERSSGPINAIFFDWKHNSFWGGSSNHGEDYGIGW is encoded by the coding sequence ATGAGAAAATGGATGAGCCTGGTGGCGGGGCTGGTACTGTCGCTGCCCCTGCTGGCGCAACCCACCCAAAAACCTGTATTGCATGGCAAAAACTGGATGGCCATTACGGGTAAACCTTTGGCGGCAACCGCTGGCAGCATGCTGTTTCAGCAAGGGGGCAATGCGGTAGATGCCGCCTGTGCCATGCTGGCCGCCACCTGCACCATGTGGGATGTGCTGCACTGGGGCGGCGAAACACAAGTGCTGCTCTACAATCCCAACACCAAAAAAGTAATTGCCCTCAACGGCCTGGGCGTAGCTCCTACCGGCGCCACTCCCGCATTTTTCAAAAGCAAGGGCTATGCTTTTCCGCCGGAGTATGGGCCGCTGGCTGCGGTAACGCCCGGCACCCCCGGCAGCATTTGCCACCTGCTGGCCAACTATGGCACCAAAAGCCTGAAAGAAGTGCTGGCACCTGCCATGCAACTGGCTGCGGGTTACCCCATAGAAGCACAAACGGCCAACAGCATTGAGCGGCAAAAAGACCGCATCAAACAATGGCCCTACAGCAAGGCCGTGTTTTTGCCACACCTCGGCGAAAAACGCGAAGCCCCCGAAGCCGGCGAAATATTTACCCAGCAAAACCTGCTCAACACCCTTACCAAAATGGTGGAAGCAGAACAGGCCGCACTGAAAGCGGGCAAAACCCGAAAGCAAGCCATCATGGCGGCGTACGACCGCTTTTACAAAGGCGATATCGCTAAGGAATTTGTGCGGGGCTGTCAGGAGCAGGGCGGACTGATTACCATGCAAGACCTCGCCAATTGGAAACCCATTGAAGAAGAACCGGTGAAAGTGTCGTACAAAGGCATTGATGTATACAAACTGCAGCAGTGGACACAAGGCCCCAGCATGTTGCAAGCGTTGAACATCCTCGAAAACTTCGACCTGAAAAGCATGGGTTACAAAAGTGCACAATACATTCATACGGTGTCGCAGGCCATGCACCTCAGCTTTGCCGACCGCGACTTTTACTACGGCGATCCCTACTTCAACAAACAGCAACCCATGCAAGGTTTGCTAAGCAAGGAATACGCCAAACAGCGGGCTACACTCATCGACCCCACAAAAAATTTGTCGCCTGCACTGCCCGGCGACCCCTATCCTTTCGAAGGCAAAACCAACCCCTACAGCCAACTGCTACAGCATTGGGCACAACTGGCCGATACCACGGCCAGCGGTGGCGGTGCCATCCCTTCGCATGATGTACGCCAGCTGGCCTATCAGCACTCTGCACAAGATGAAATGTACATGGATCGCCTGCTGCGTGGCACCACCAGTGTAGAAGCTGCCGACAAAGATGGTTGGGTAGTAAGCATTACGCCGAGCGGTGGTTGGGTGCCTGCCTGCATTGCCGGCAACACGGGCATTGGCATGAGCCAGCGCATGCAAAGCTTTGTACTCGATAGTGCGTTGAATCCCTTCAACGTAGTAGCACCCGGCAAACGCCCAAGAGTTACACTCACACCATCATTGGCTATGAAGGATGGCAAGCCCTTCCTGAGCTTTGCCGTGCAGGGTGGCGATACACAAGATCAAAACCTGTTGCAGTTCTTTTTGAACGTAGTGGAGTTTGGCATGAACGTACAGCAAGCCAGCGAAGCAGCCAACGTCAATACAAATCAGTTATGGTTGAGCCTGGGTGGCACCAAAATGAAAGACCGTGCCCCACGTGCCGGTGATATCATTTTGCAAAACCGTACCCCCGAAGCAGTACGCAAAGCCTTGCAGGCTATGGGTTACAAGCTCAGCTTTACCGAACGCAGCAGCGGCCCCATCAATGCTATTTTCTTCGACTGGAAGCACAACAGCTTTTGGGGTGGCAGCAGCAACCACGGGGAAGATTATGGTATTGGATGGTAA
- a CDS encoding peptidylprolyl isomerase has translation MEYILLYIAGMKQWIVLVCMSVLWAQCGPSSNEEKDGHPRIVIETQYGDIEAELYPDKAPQSVAAFLRFVDSGFYQRSSFYRILNQDNQPMGSAPAELIQGGLWGTGNKREYLKGIPHENTQQTGLRHINGALSLARQDTGTANTEFFICIGDQPGFDFGGDNNGDGQGYAVFGQVTKGMDVVQKIYRRPEENQYFTPQVDIITVRRK, from the coding sequence ATGGAATACATCCTGCTGTACATTGCGGGTATGAAACAATGGATTGTTTTGGTTTGTATGAGTGTGCTGTGGGCCCAATGTGGCCCATCAAGCAATGAAGAAAAAGACGGCCATCCCCGCATTGTGATTGAAACACAATACGGCGATATTGAAGCCGAACTGTACCCCGACAAAGCGCCGCAAAGCGTAGCGGCATTTCTACGGTTTGTCGATTCCGGGTTTTACCAACGCAGCAGTTTTTACCGCATCCTCAACCAGGACAATCAACCCATGGGTAGCGCCCCTGCCGAACTGATACAGGGCGGCCTGTGGGGCACGGGCAACAAACGGGAATACCTGAAAGGCATACCCCATGAAAACACGCAGCAAACAGGGCTGCGGCATATCAACGGGGCTCTCTCGCTGGCCCGGCAAGATACCGGCACCGCCAACACCGAATTCTTTATTTGCATTGGCGACCAACCGGGCTTTGACTTTGGCGGCGACAACAACGGCGATGGCCAGGGCTATGCCGTATTTGGACAGGTAACCAAGGGCATGGATGTGGTACAAAAAATATACCGCCGCCCCGAAGAGAACCAGTACTTCACGCCGCAGGTGGATATTATAACGGTGCGGCGGAAGTGA
- a CDS encoding beta-N-acetylhexosaminidase: protein MKKLMMLLALATGIGQAIAQQSRVAIIPQPVSVKENPGSYLLPKQIVVDAPNMASLQYTQKWLQHKLTTATGYTMLFTQGKPATASIVLQQLQPANATLGKEGYELEVNQKQIIIKANEAAGFYYGVQSLVQLFPKEIEAKQVQKNVQWTAPCANITDYPRFAWRGLMFDVSRHFFTKQEVKDYIDQMARYKFNVFHWHLTDDEGWRLEIKGLPKLTSVGAWRVPKEGYFGDMSKPEPNEPKTYGGFYTQEDVKEIIAYAKERFVNILPEIDVPGHSLAAIASYPELSCTPGAENYVVRSGEKIMNWLGDGKFTAIVDNALCPANEKVYTFLDQVFGEVAALFPFDYIHIGGDECAHNFWEKNEQILALMKKENLKDMHELQSYFTKRVTGIITAKGKKVIGWDEILEGGLVDGAAVMSWRGEKGGIEAAKLKHEVVMSPTTYSYIDYMQGDVAIEPRVYATLRLNKAYQFNPVPAGVDAQYIKGGQANLWTEQVYNMRHAQYMTWPRAFATIESVWTPVEQKNWSNFAGRVEKHFERLDVRQIKYAPSVYEPSFTARLDADGQLWVEMQTELDNIKVHYTFDNSFPDQFYPAYTTAVKVPKDAVQLKVMSYRGDTPKGRLMTISVEELKKRAGKK, encoded by the coding sequence ATGAAAAAACTGATGATGTTGCTGGCACTGGCAACAGGCATAGGACAAGCCATCGCCCAGCAAAGCAGGGTAGCCATTATTCCGCAACCGGTTTCGGTGAAAGAAAATCCCGGTAGCTACCTGTTGCCCAAACAAATTGTGGTAGATGCACCCAACATGGCGTCGCTGCAATACACGCAAAAATGGTTGCAGCACAAACTCACTACCGCTACGGGTTACACCATGCTGTTTACACAAGGCAAACCTGCTACCGCCAGCATTGTGCTGCAGCAGTTGCAGCCGGCCAATGCTACTTTGGGCAAGGAAGGTTATGAACTGGAAGTAAACCAAAAACAAATCATCATCAAAGCCAATGAGGCCGCCGGTTTTTACTACGGCGTACAAAGTTTGGTGCAGTTGTTTCCCAAAGAAATTGAAGCGAAGCAAGTGCAGAAAAACGTACAGTGGACCGCACCCTGCGCCAACATTACAGACTATCCCCGCTTTGCCTGGCGTGGATTGATGTTTGATGTGTCCCGTCACTTTTTTACCAAGCAGGAGGTGAAAGATTACATCGATCAGATGGCCCGGTATAAGTTCAATGTGTTTCACTGGCACCTCACCGACGACGAAGGCTGGCGCCTCGAAATCAAAGGCCTGCCCAAGCTCACATCAGTAGGGGCCTGGCGGGTGCCCAAAGAGGGTTACTTCGGCGATATGAGCAAGCCCGAACCCAACGAGCCCAAAACCTATGGCGGCTTTTACACGCAGGAAGATGTGAAGGAAATTATTGCCTATGCCAAAGAACGTTTCGTGAATATTTTACCCGAAATAGATGTGCCCGGCCATAGCCTGGCGGCCATTGCTTCGTATCCCGAACTGAGCTGCACACCCGGTGCCGAAAACTATGTGGTACGTAGTGGCGAAAAAATCATGAACTGGTTGGGCGACGGTAAGTTTACCGCCATTGTAGACAATGCGCTGTGCCCTGCCAACGAAAAAGTGTACACGTTTTTAGATCAGGTGTTTGGCGAAGTAGCGGCCCTGTTTCCTTTCGATTACATCCACATTGGTGGCGATGAATGTGCTCATAATTTCTGGGAGAAAAACGAGCAGATTCTGGCCCTCATGAAAAAGGAAAACCTGAAAGACATGCACGAACTGCAAAGCTATTTTACCAAGCGGGTTACTGGCATTATCACGGCCAAAGGCAAGAAGGTGATTGGCTGGGATGAAATACTCGAAGGCGGTCTGGTAGACGGTGCTGCCGTAATGAGCTGGCGTGGCGAAAAAGGCGGCATTGAAGCAGCCAAGCTGAAGCACGAAGTGGTAATGAGCCCCACTACTTACAGCTATATCGATTACATGCAGGGCGATGTGGCCATTGAGCCACGGGTGTATGCTACGCTGCGGTTGAACAAAGCGTATCAGTTCAACCCCGTACCTGCCGGTGTGGATGCACAATACATCAAGGGTGGACAGGCCAACCTGTGGACAGAGCAGGTGTACAACATGCGTCATGCACAATACATGACCTGGCCCCGGGCTTTTGCCACCATCGAAAGTGTGTGGACGCCTGTGGAGCAAAAGAACTGGTCGAACTTTGCCGGCCGTGTCGAAAAACATTTCGAACGACTGGATGTGCGTCAGATTAAATACGCCCCCAGCGTGTACGAACCCAGCTTTACTGCCCGCCTGGATGCCGACGGTCAGTTGTGGGTAGAAATGCAAACGGAACTGGACAACATCAAAGTGCACTACACGTTTGACAATTCCTTCCCCGATCAGTTTTATCCTGCCTATACCACGGCAGTAAAAGTGCCGAAAGATGCGGTGCAACTAAAGGTGATGAGCTACCGCGGCGATACACCGAAGGGAAGATTGATGACCATTTCGGTAGAAGAACTGAAGAAAAGAGCGGGTAAAAAATAA
- a CDS encoding rhomboid family intramembrane serine protease — translation MKGLKEKLRLLFLPFVLIAICFVGLYTFLNWLLFIKTDFIPLKEDIIHIWLPFALPWIPVLIWLRPRIKLLAFKNDNASFGYQFLAAMAIAFPTIVAQEYLSTATGKLTKLDIINQFEKKEVTKYYSLDKYFIDKDNIGIINTATVSGKHNEDLNLFVYVALPILSNPDDSIKGECSYFLGKKYSKRISNRLSDTEKEDKFKAFTEECQAQFDTTNFQNFVYLEKIGRNDDHTEFDRAIKKSRYVRYNEPTIFIAHNDPFENRNGGKFGWIFKAFGIGFAVWFIFLLFPKFNEASLKKFKKGVKPKDTDLKEMFDLLIPKEGFFITPIIMNLNILVYLIMVIKGLGVISFKGIDLLHWGANFRPYTTNGQWWRLLTSIFLHGGLMHIIANMVGLLFVGIFLEPLLGRKKYLTVYLLTGILASATSLWWHTATVSIGASGAIFGLYGLFLSLMLVKVFPKDFSKAFLVSTLFFVGYNLLMGLAGGIDNAAHVGGLLSGFVIGLIMTPSLKAKAA, via the coding sequence ATGAAAGGACTTAAAGAGAAGCTTAGACTACTGTTTTTACCATTTGTACTTATAGCAATTTGCTTCGTCGGACTTTACACTTTTCTCAACTGGTTACTGTTTATTAAGACGGACTTCATTCCTTTAAAGGAAGACATCATCCATATATGGCTTCCTTTTGCCCTTCCTTGGATACCTGTTTTAATTTGGTTGCGACCACGGATAAAGCTCCTGGCTTTCAAAAATGACAATGCTTCATTTGGCTATCAATTCTTAGCTGCTATGGCAATTGCATTTCCGACAATTGTTGCCCAAGAATATTTATCAACAGCAACTGGAAAACTAACCAAGCTTGACATTATCAATCAGTTCGAAAAAAAAGAAGTAACAAAATACTACTCACTTGACAAATACTTTATCGACAAGGATAATATTGGAATTATCAACACTGCAACAGTTAGCGGTAAACACAATGAAGATTTAAATTTATTTGTTTATGTTGCTTTGCCCATCCTTAGTAATCCAGACGACAGTATAAAAGGCGAGTGCTCTTATTTCCTTGGTAAAAAATATTCAAAGCGTATAAGCAACCGCCTTTCTGATACTGAAAAAGAGGACAAATTCAAAGCCTTCACGGAAGAATGTCAAGCCCAGTTTGACACAACCAATTTTCAAAATTTTGTCTATCTCGAAAAAATAGGAAGAAACGATGACCATACTGAATTTGATAGAGCTATCAAAAAAAGCAGGTACGTAAGATATAACGAACCAACCATTTTTATTGCACATAACGACCCTTTTGAAAACAGGAATGGTGGCAAATTTGGATGGATTTTCAAAGCGTTTGGAATTGGATTTGCTGTTTGGTTTATCTTTCTATTGTTTCCTAAGTTTAATGAGGCAAGCCTTAAAAAATTCAAGAAAGGAGTTAAACCCAAAGACACAGACTTAAAAGAAATGTTCGACCTTTTAATTCCCAAAGAGGGATTTTTCATTACCCCAATCATCATGAATTTAAATATTCTGGTTTACTTAATCATGGTAATAAAAGGGCTTGGAGTAATTTCATTTAAAGGCATTGACTTACTGCATTGGGGTGCCAACTTTAGACCTTATACAACTAACGGACAATGGTGGCGTTTGTTGACCAGTATTTTCCTACACGGCGGACTTATGCATATTATCGCAAACATGGTGGGACTATTGTTTGTAGGTATATTTCTTGAGCCGTTGCTTGGCAGAAAAAAATATTTAACTGTTTATCTATTGACAGGTATTTTAGCAAGTGCGACAAGTCTTTGGTGGCATACTGCGACAGTGAGTATTGGTGCATCAGGTGCAATATTTGGGCTTTACGGACTTTTTCTTTCACTAATGCTTGTAAAAGTATTTCCTAAAGACTTCAGCAAAGCTTTCTTGGTAAGTACATTATTTTTTGTCGGCTATAATCTTTTAATGGGCTTAGCTGGAGGCATTGACAATGCGGCTCATGTTGGTGGGCTTCTAAGTGGTTTTGTTATCGGACTTATAATGACACCTTCATTGAAAGCCAAAGCAGCTTAA